The genomic DNA GCTTTTCCGGCGCTCTATTTAATGGTGTGAGTACAACCTTAATTGTGCCAGTAGTGCTGGACTTTTTAGGGCAAGATCAGCTGAATGTTAGTGGAGGCCCCCCGATCATTCGGAGAATGCTTTCTGTCTTTGACGGTTTTACTGGAGAAAATCGCCTTATAGCAATGACTGCGGCAGTATTACTAGCCATTATTCTCAAAAATGTGACTAGCTATGTAAGCTCTTTAGTCGGCAGTTATCTATCCAAATCCTTGGTCAACGATATTCGTAAAGAAGGAATTCAGCTATTGTTAGATGTCGATATTGAATTTTATGCAAAGACGAAAGTTGGAGATATTATTAATCGATTAGGACAAGAAGTTAGTCGGACTGCTGGTTCAATTCGCGTTTTAATACGGCTATTTATTACAGTAGTTACAATTTTAGTATTTGTTTGGATATTATTATTGATTTCTTGGCAACTGACCTTAGCATCTACAGTTTTGTTGATTTTAGTAACGCTGCCCAATCAATTTTATATCAACCGCTCCAAGAAATTTGGGAAAGCAGTATCAAGAGCATCAAAGGCTTATTCTAGTGCCCAACTTGAAGTTTTGACTGGGATTCGGCTTATCAAAAGTGTTAGCAATGAAGAGCAGGAATTCCAGCGACTCAACAAACTGATCAAGGAACGCGAACAAGCGGAATTACAATCGCAAGCGAACTCCGCAGCGATTGGACCCATCAACGAAGTATCGGGAATTATTGTCGTATTAGCAATTGTATTGTTAGGTCGTGCTTTATTTTTACAGCAGTTGGAGTCGCTTTCAGCAGTACTACTGACTTATCTAGTTGTCCTGTTCCGGTTACTGCCTTTTGTAAGTCAGTTAAACAGTGCCAGGGGCGAATTTGCCAACTCTGTCCCCAGCGTTGAAGTAGTGACAGATTTCTTGCGCCGGGATAACAAGCCATTGATGGTAAGTGGTGGCGTTCCTTACACCGGATTTAAAGATGAAATTCGTTTTGAGGGCGTGTCTTTTGCCTATGCGGGGAGTGACGATTTAGTCCTAAACAAGATAGATTTATGGATTCCTAAAGGGAAAACTCTTGCTTTAGTAGGAGCATCGGGGGCAGGTAAGTCAACGCTGGTCGATCTACTACCAAGATTTTACGATCCGACCGAGGGTCGCATCACGATGGATGGAAGAAATATGAAGGAATTTGACATGCACTCTCTGAGAAAAGCGATGGGCATCGTCAGTCAAGATACGTTTCTATTTAATGATTCCGTTCGCAACAACATCGCCTATGCCTGGGAGAAAGTGACTGAGGAAGAGGTGGTGGAAGCGGCTAAACGAGCAAACGCTTACGAATTTATTGTGAACTTACCCCAAGGATTTGATACAACCATTGGGGATCGGGGAGTTCTCCTATCGGGGGGACAACGACAACGGATTGCGATCGCTCGCGCACTGCTACGCAACCCAGAGATATTGATTTTAGATGAAGCCACCAGTGCCCTGGATACAGTTTCAGAGCGTTTGGTGCAACAGGCGATTGAGGAACTTTGTCGCGATCGCACAACAGTTGTAATTGCTCACCGCCTTTCCACCGTGCAGAAAGCCGATCAAATTGCCGTAATGGAAAAAGGTCGTGTTGTAGAACTCGGCACTCATGAGGAACTTTTAAAGAAAAACGGCTACTACACTCGTCTGTACTCAATGCAGTTCTCTGAAACCACTCAAAATGTTATTAAAGCTGCCGTTAATGAAGCTTTAGTCAAAACCTCTTACGAAGTTCGGTCTCGTCTGAACCCCATGATTGGTTTTCTCAAGTTAGTAGTTGATGATTTAGTAGACAGTGCAGAAGAGTCACGCGAACTGACCGAGGAAGCATACGAGTCAGCAATTCGTCTTCTCAGAACTTTAGAGTTTCTAGAAGAAAGCTCTAAAATGAAATAGCAATTATCTACCCTTATTCTTTTCAGCATTAAAGCTTTATGCGCTTTTCAATTTTTAAGCGCATCTAAAAGTTCTTGTACTGTATCTTTAACTTGAGAAGCGTCTTTTACAAATTTACAATAAGGAATTTGATAAGTCCAAGTTTGATAAAATGATTCATTTTTGTGATAGGCGTTCGCTAAAAAAACATGAGGAATGCCTAAAAGAACACAAAGAATATGCCCATGTAAACGATTCGTGACGATCAGACGATGCTGCTTAAATTGATAAACCCCATTATGCATAAATTTCCAAGATTTGCGATGTATAGAGGGTTCATACATATCTTCAAATTTGGCCGTATAGGAATGGAAATTTTGCCATATTTGTCGCGATATCCATTCCACAGGAATTATAGAGCCTTGTTGCCAACCGTCCTGTAAAATTCTGGTAATACCTGCAATAGAGGAAGTTCTAGGTGCACCTTTGTATTTATAGGAAGCCCAATCTTCGACAACCAGGTTAGGAAGTTCAAGAGAAGTTGGAGAGGAGGTTTCATTGAATTCTTTGTCCCCTCTACAATGGTAAAGAATTGAATGCTTTTGACTATAATTAGAGGATAAACCAGGTAGGTTGGCTAGTTGAAAAGCCATGTCAGGTGCTTTAAGTAGCTGACAATTATGAAAATGTTGGCTAGCTAGTTCGTAACTATAATTTTCACGGGCACATATCGTTAAGTTAGGATGAGCATTAA from Coleofasciculus sp. FACHB-T130 includes the following:
- a CDS encoding ABC transporter ATP-binding protein codes for the protein MFSNSNKLLLQFALRYPVLVIATVVLGFSGALFNGVSTTLIVPVVLDFLGQDQLNVSGGPPIIRRMLSVFDGFTGENRLIAMTAAVLLAIILKNVTSYVSSLVGSYLSKSLVNDIRKEGIQLLLDVDIEFYAKTKVGDIINRLGQEVSRTAGSIRVLIRLFITVVTILVFVWILLLISWQLTLASTVLLILVTLPNQFYINRSKKFGKAVSRASKAYSSAQLEVLTGIRLIKSVSNEEQEFQRLNKLIKEREQAELQSQANSAAIGPINEVSGIIVVLAIVLLGRALFLQQLESLSAVLLTYLVVLFRLLPFVSQLNSARGEFANSVPSVEVVTDFLRRDNKPLMVSGGVPYTGFKDEIRFEGVSFAYAGSDDLVLNKIDLWIPKGKTLALVGASGAGKSTLVDLLPRFYDPTEGRITMDGRNMKEFDMHSLRKAMGIVSQDTFLFNDSVRNNIAYAWEKVTEEEVVEAAKRANAYEFIVNLPQGFDTTIGDRGVLLSGGQRQRIAIARALLRNPEILILDEATSALDTVSERLVQQAIEELCRDRTTVVIAHRLSTVQKADQIAVMEKGRVVELGTHEELLKKNGYYTRLYSMQFSETTQNVIKAAVNEALVKTSYEVRSRLNPMIGFLKLVVDDLVDSAEESRELTEEAYESAIRLLRTLEFLEESSKMK
- a CDS encoding polysaccharide pyruvyl transferase family protein, with the protein product MDTSTSEKIKEVLHRQLEGLGTFEQCALLSYPDHYNVGDHLIWLGTLFYLKDVLKTKINYAASIESFSELAMEEQVGKAPIIVHGGGNLGDIWSYYQKFYEGLVSKYQDRPIIIMPQSIYFANLDKLKKAANVFNAHPNLTICARENYSYELASQHFHNCQLLKAPDMAFQLANLPGLSSNYSQKHSILYHCRGDKEFNETSSPTSLELPNLVVEDWASYKYKGAPRTSSIAGITRILQDGWQQGSIIPVEWISRQIWQNFHSYTAKFEDMYEPSIHRKSWKFMHNGVYQFKQHRLIVTNRLHGHILCVLLGIPHVFLANAYHKNESFYQTWTYQIPYCKFVKDASQVKDTVQELLDALKN